GTTAGTTGCCTGTACGATGACAATGGATTTACTTGGCCTGAAAAAAGAGGAGCTTTTAGATGGAATTGAATATGCCGGCGTGGCGGCATATCTTGCGGATGCAGAAAAAGGTCATGTCAATCTATTTATTTAATCGTAAGAATTGAAGAATAATGAATTGGAGGTTAAAGCATGAGTAACATGAACCCACACATTATCTTAGATGCAAAAGGATTAGCCTGTCCAATGCCGATTGTTAAAACAAAAAAAGCAATGAATGAATTGAAGGCAGGCGAGGTTCTAGAGGTTCAGGCAACGGATAAAGGCTCGAAAGCTGATATCAAAGCTTGGGCTGAAAGCACAGGCCATCAATACTTGGGAACATTGGAGGACGGCGATGTATTGAAGCATTTCCTCAGAAAGTCCCCCAATGATGAAGTAGTCGAGAAAAAGTATCCGCATGTAATCAATCATGATGAATTGAAAAAGAAAATTGAATCCAATGAAAACATTGTTCTGTTGGATGTAAGGGAAGCTGCGGAATATGCATTCAACCATATTCCGGGGGCTATCTCCATTCCCATGGGCGAATTAGATGAAAGAGCAAATGAATTACGGAAAGAGCAGGAAATTTTTGTCGTGTGCCGTACAGGAAACCGAAGCGACTTGGCGGCTCAAAAACTGCAAGAAAAAGGATTTGACAAAGTATTCAATGTCATACCAGGTATGAGTGAGTGGAATGGTAATACAGAAGGTATCGGTTAATTTTAATCAAAAATATACCTATGGGGGTAATTAATATGGCAGTAGATGCAATGACATCTAGAGAAGTAACGAAAAAAATCTTGAATAATGAAAATCTGTTTATCTTGGATGTCCGGAACGAAAGTGATTTTCGGGACTGGAAAATTGAAGGAGAAAATGTGGGGCATTTAAACATCCCTTATTTTGAACTTCTTGATGGTGTGGAGGAAATTTTAAAGAAAATTCCTAAGGATAAAGAAGTGCTGGTTGTCTGTGCAAAGGAAGGCTCATCAGTGATGGTGGCTGAAATGCTGTCTAAACAAGGCTTGGATGTTTCATACCTTCAAGGTGGAATGAAAGCATGGAGCGAACATTTGGAGCCTGTAAAAATTGGAGACCTAAATGACGGCGGTGAAATTTATCAGTTTGTCCGTATTGGAAAAGGATGCTTATCCTACATGGTTATTTCGGGTGGTGAAGCTGCCATTATTGATGCGACTCGTATGACAGATGTTTTTATTGAATTTGCACAAAACAAGAATGTGAACATCACTCATGTGCTTGATACCCACCTTCATGCCGATCACATTTCCGGAGGAAGAAAAATCGCAGAGCAGACAAATGCAGTATATTGGCTTCCTCCTAAG
The Pueribacillus theae genome window above contains:
- a CDS encoding sulfurtransferase TusA family protein, translated to MSNMNPHIILDAKGLACPMPIVKTKKAMNELKAGEVLEVQATDKGSKADIKAWAESTGHQYLGTLEDGDVLKHFLRKSPNDEVVEKKYPHVINHDELKKKIESNENIVLLDVREAAEYAFNHIPGAISIPMGELDERANELRKEQEIFVVCRTGNRSDLAAQKLQEKGFDKVFNVIPGMSEWNGNTEGIG
- a CDS encoding MBL fold metallo-hydrolase is translated as MAVDAMTSREVTKKILNNENLFILDVRNESDFRDWKIEGENVGHLNIPYFELLDGVEEILKKIPKDKEVLVVCAKEGSSVMVAEMLSKQGLDVSYLQGGMKAWSEHLEPVKIGDLNDGGEIYQFVRIGKGCLSYMVISGGEAAIIDATRMTDVFIEFAQNKNVNITHVLDTHLHADHISGGRKIAEQTNAVYWLPPKDATEVTFAYEPLENGNVITIGNTAIDIHALYSPGHTIGSTSFIVDEKYLLSGDILFVDSIGRPDLAGLAKDWVGDLRETLYSRYKNLSEELIVLPAHFMLMDELNDDGSISEKLGTLFEENHGLNIESEEEFRKLVTKNLPPQPNAYQEIRETNMGKINPDLEKQREMEIGPNRCAVR